In one Corallococcus silvisoli genomic region, the following are encoded:
- a CDS encoding sigma-54-dependent transcriptional regulator, translating into MSSSRILVVDDDPHARDLLQRLLGVLGPVTQAADPKGAAERMGEQPFDLVLTDMAMPDPGDGLKVLQTVKSNLPDTPVIVVTAFGNIEGALDSIQQGAFDYLSKPFDVDAIMRVAKRALEQKRLVEENRTLRKQVERTSLVGRSQALLEVYKQVARAATSNVPVLITGETGTGKEMVARALHKRSARSSGPFIPIDCGAITESLMESELFGHAKGSFTGASGARRGLFEEASGGTLFLDEIGDVGMKVQSQLLRVLQEGEIRRVGESVPVKVDVRVLAATNKDLKARVTEGLFREDLLYRLDVVHLHLPPLRERREDIPALVEHFAALHARGGVRPVVTADAMARLTVYDWPGNVRQLENVMARALALNVTGVLGPPDFPEPIGDAPKRLTGLAGDLPSLAELSRRYAAHVLQHVGGNKSEAARLLGVDRKTLYKLLEAPEQPEAIPPAEGRS; encoded by the coding sequence ATGAGCTCATCCCGAATCCTCGTCGTGGACGATGACCCGCATGCGCGGGACCTGCTTCAACGCCTGCTGGGCGTGCTGGGTCCGGTGACGCAGGCGGCGGATCCCAAGGGCGCGGCGGAGCGCATGGGCGAGCAGCCCTTCGACCTGGTGCTCACGGACATGGCGATGCCCGACCCGGGCGACGGCCTGAAGGTGCTCCAGACGGTGAAGTCGAACCTGCCGGACACGCCCGTCATCGTCGTCACGGCGTTCGGCAACATCGAGGGCGCGCTGGACAGCATCCAGCAGGGCGCCTTCGACTACCTGTCCAAGCCGTTCGACGTGGACGCCATCATGCGGGTGGCGAAGCGGGCGCTGGAGCAGAAGCGGCTGGTGGAGGAGAACCGCACGCTGCGCAAGCAGGTGGAGCGCACGTCGCTCGTGGGCCGCAGCCAGGCGCTGCTGGAGGTCTACAAGCAGGTGGCGCGCGCGGCCACCAGCAACGTGCCGGTGCTCATCACCGGTGAGACGGGCACGGGCAAGGAGATGGTGGCGCGGGCGCTGCACAAGCGCTCGGCGCGCTCGAGCGGTCCGTTCATCCCCATCGACTGCGGGGCCATCACCGAATCGCTGATGGAGAGCGAGCTGTTCGGCCACGCGAAGGGCAGCTTCACGGGGGCCTCGGGCGCGCGGCGCGGCCTGTTCGAGGAGGCCAGCGGCGGCACGCTCTTCCTGGATGAGATTGGCGACGTGGGGATGAAGGTCCAGTCGCAGCTGCTGCGCGTGCTCCAGGAGGGGGAGATCCGCCGCGTGGGCGAGAGCGTTCCCGTGAAGGTCGACGTGCGCGTGCTGGCGGCGACGAACAAGGACCTGAAGGCCCGGGTGACGGAAGGGCTGTTCCGCGAGGACCTGCTGTACCGGCTGGACGTGGTGCACCTGCACCTGCCGCCCCTGCGCGAGCGGCGTGAGGACATCCCGGCGCTGGTGGAGCACTTCGCCGCGCTGCACGCGCGAGGCGGCGTGCGGCCGGTGGTGACGGCGGACGCGATGGCGCGGCTCACGGTGTACGACTGGCCGGGCAACGTGCGGCAGCTGGAGAACGTGATGGCGCGGGCGCTCGCGCTGAACGTCACGGGCGTGCTGGGCCCGCCGGACTTCCCGGAGCCCATTGGTGACGCGCCCAAGCGGCTCACCGGACTCGCGGGAGACCTGCCGAGCCTCGCGGAGCTGTCGCGGCGGTACGCGGCGCACGTGCTCCAGCATGTGGGCGGCAACAAGAGCGAAGCGGCGCGCCTGCTGGGCGTGGACCGCAAGACGCTCTACAAGTTGCTGGAAGCCCCCGAGCAGCCCGAAGCCATTCCGCCCGCGGAAGGCCGGAGCTGA
- a CDS encoding L,D-transpeptidase family protein, translating into MRRWFLLGLPLMFFACAPVEPPVPLAAADAGGAVPEAEPAAVASAPEAEPPPTESAQALRSAWQATAPAPSDDGGVPHATASALVGLVDPSEDAGAGSALALSLEPSLSRASFPGSSTEALPGEEEPQVITESEVPVLELGPDGEPVIDAEDSAPEPASPEAIADTTGSAPPTLEPRPGSGVNGPPPAVDPMSGAGTDDDEGAVAESPSDVADAGLEPYAIPYAPDAGSLRVRRSIAVRSEPRQDSPSLGTVAQDMRVRWKGAMRGPDCDTWVQLEPRGWVCERYLEQNFREPRVRTLPRVDEGALTPGIYARVVGRRVRAYPSLALARKRRQGVLLKGSVTVKLLGQVKVGRRTFWRTSEGQYFEARVLREHRPSDFSGLDAEALAALPMPFAWAQSRAAPRSDVVVRRAPEPRGERQTVLPPRTVVSVRELSPDGQWVRIAEDHWVARDDLHVAWSLAAPSIVEPGARWLDVDLEAQVLIAYEGDRPVYATLISSGKPGTDTPEGLFRVWVKFAEADMTGRMGSASYRVATVPWTMFFEGDFALHTTYWHDRFGEPVSHGCINLAPKDARTLYAWTTPDVPTGWSMAHAMPDDPGTWVRIRGQAREQPRKRRGGAAVVATVRDL; encoded by the coding sequence ATGCGCCGCTGGTTCCTCCTCGGACTTCCCCTGATGTTCTTCGCGTGCGCTCCGGTGGAGCCTCCCGTTCCCCTCGCGGCAGCGGATGCGGGGGGCGCGGTGCCCGAGGCGGAGCCGGCAGCCGTGGCCTCCGCTCCCGAAGCCGAGCCACCTCCCACGGAGTCCGCGCAGGCGCTGCGCTCCGCGTGGCAGGCCACCGCCCCCGCGCCGTCGGATGACGGCGGCGTGCCGCACGCCACGGCTTCGGCGCTGGTGGGGCTGGTGGATCCGTCGGAGGACGCGGGCGCGGGCAGCGCGCTCGCGTTGTCGCTGGAGCCTTCGTTGTCGCGGGCCTCGTTTCCCGGCTCGAGCACCGAAGCGCTGCCGGGCGAAGAGGAGCCGCAGGTCATCACCGAGTCCGAGGTCCCCGTGCTGGAGCTGGGGCCCGATGGTGAGCCGGTGATCGACGCGGAGGACTCCGCTCCGGAGCCCGCTTCACCGGAGGCCATCGCCGACACGACCGGCTCCGCGCCGCCCACCCTGGAGCCGCGCCCCGGCTCGGGCGTGAACGGGCCGCCCCCCGCCGTGGATCCGATGTCTGGCGCGGGGACCGATGACGACGAGGGCGCCGTCGCCGAGTCACCGTCCGACGTCGCGGACGCGGGCCTGGAGCCCTACGCCATCCCCTACGCACCGGACGCGGGGTCGCTGCGGGTGCGCCGCTCCATCGCGGTGCGCTCGGAGCCCCGGCAGGACTCGCCGTCGCTGGGCACGGTGGCCCAGGACATGCGCGTGCGGTGGAAGGGCGCGATGCGCGGCCCGGACTGCGACACCTGGGTGCAGCTGGAGCCCCGGGGCTGGGTCTGCGAGCGCTACCTGGAGCAGAACTTCCGCGAGCCCCGCGTGCGCACGCTGCCCCGCGTGGACGAGGGCGCGCTCACGCCCGGCATCTACGCGCGCGTGGTGGGCCGCCGCGTGCGCGCCTACCCCAGCCTCGCGCTCGCCCGGAAGCGGCGGCAGGGCGTGCTGCTCAAGGGCTCCGTCACCGTGAAGCTCCTGGGGCAGGTGAAGGTGGGCCGCCGCACGTTCTGGCGCACCTCGGAGGGCCAGTACTTCGAGGCGCGCGTGCTGCGCGAGCACCGCCCCTCCGACTTCAGCGGCCTGGACGCGGAGGCGCTCGCGGCGCTGCCCATGCCCTTCGCGTGGGCGCAGTCGCGCGCCGCGCCCCGCTCGGACGTGGTGGTGCGCCGCGCCCCGGAGCCGCGCGGTGAGCGGCAGACGGTGCTCCCGCCCCGCACGGTCGTCTCCGTGCGGGAGCTGTCCCCGGATGGCCAGTGGGTGCGCATCGCGGAGGACCACTGGGTGGCGCGCGACGACCTGCATGTCGCGTGGTCGCTGGCGGCGCCGTCCATCGTGGAGCCCGGCGCGCGGTGGCTGGACGTGGACCTGGAGGCCCAGGTGCTCATCGCCTACGAGGGCGACCGTCCCGTCTACGCCACGCTCATCTCCTCCGGCAAACCCGGCACCGACACCCCCGAGGGCCTGTTCCGCGTCTGGGTGAAGTTCGCGGAGGCGGACATGACCGGCCGCATGGGCAGCGCCAGCTACCGCGTGGCCACCGTCCCGTGGACGATGTTCTTCGAGGGCGACTTCGCCCTGCACACCACCTACTGGCACGACCGCTTCGGCGAGCCCGTGAGCCACGGCTGCATCAACCTGGCCCCGAAGGACGCGCGCACCCTCTACGCGTGGACGACGCCCGACGTGCCCACCGGTTGGTCCATGGCCCACGCGATGCCGGACGACCCGGGCACCTGGGTGCGCATCCGGGGACAGGCCCGGGAGCAGCCCCGGAAGCGCCGCGGCGGCGCGGCCGTCGTCGCCACCGTCCGCGACCTGTAG
- a CDS encoding secondary thiamine-phosphate synthase enzyme YjbQ, translating into MYQAKELTVSTRGRGLVDITGEVQWAVKSTGIHEGLCTLFLHHTSASLIIGENADPVVQRDLEAFFSRLVKDGDPLFQHDAEGPDDMPAHVRAVLTQVSLTVPVKDGEADLGTWQAVYLWEHRTSPHRRRVTVSVMGG; encoded by the coding sequence GTGTATCAAGCGAAGGAGCTGACGGTGTCCACGCGGGGCCGGGGGCTCGTGGACATCACCGGCGAGGTGCAGTGGGCGGTGAAGAGCACCGGCATCCACGAGGGCCTGTGCACGCTGTTCCTGCACCACACCAGCGCGTCGCTGATCATCGGTGAGAACGCGGACCCCGTCGTCCAGCGCGACCTGGAGGCGTTCTTCTCCCGGCTGGTGAAGGACGGGGACCCGCTCTTCCAGCACGACGCGGAGGGCCCGGACGACATGCCAGCGCACGTGCGCGCGGTGCTCACGCAGGTGTCCCTCACCGTGCCGGTGAAGGACGGCGAGGCGGACCTGGGCACGTGGCAGGCCGTCTACCTCTGGGAGCACCGCACGTCGCCGCACCGCCGCCGCGTCACCGTGTCCGTGATGGGCGGCTGA
- a CDS encoding alpha/beta hydrolase: MSLRPRHVRTKLGELNCHVVDALPEGAKPALAVVLSHGFGAPGSDLVALAPELMTAAPRLGEAVRFVFPEAPLTLEHLGMAGGRAWFEIPMAILMGQQRDWEQYSLAVPPGMPAARRALMSTVAALQLPFQRIVLGGFSQGAMMSTDVALRLEESPAGLCLLSGAQVAGEEWKVKAHARPSLPVFQGHGRQDAVLPYAEGERLRGLLTGAGMPVEFLPFDGGHTIITEELEQLAAFLVKRLDER, encoded by the coding sequence GTGAGCCTCCGTCCGCGCCACGTGCGCACGAAGCTGGGAGAGCTGAACTGCCACGTGGTGGACGCGCTCCCCGAGGGCGCGAAGCCAGCGCTGGCGGTGGTGTTGAGCCACGGCTTCGGCGCACCCGGCTCGGACCTGGTGGCGCTGGCGCCGGAGCTGATGACCGCCGCGCCCCGGCTGGGGGAGGCCGTGCGCTTCGTCTTCCCGGAAGCGCCCCTGACCCTGGAGCACCTGGGCATGGCCGGCGGCCGCGCGTGGTTCGAGATCCCCATGGCCATCCTGATGGGCCAGCAGCGCGACTGGGAGCAGTACTCCCTGGCCGTGCCGCCGGGGATGCCCGCCGCCCGCCGGGCGTTGATGAGCACGGTGGCCGCGCTCCAGCTGCCCTTCCAGCGCATCGTGCTGGGCGGCTTCAGCCAGGGCGCGATGATGTCCACGGACGTGGCGCTGCGGCTGGAGGAGTCCCCCGCGGGGCTGTGCCTGTTGTCGGGGGCGCAGGTCGCCGGCGAGGAGTGGAAGGTGAAGGCCCACGCCCGGCCGTCCCTGCCGGTGTTCCAGGGGCATGGCCGCCAGGACGCCGTGCTCCCGTACGCGGAAGGCGAGCGGCTGCGCGGCCTGCTGACCGGGGCGGGGATGCCGGTGGAGTTCCTACCTTTCGATGGCGGGCACACCATCATCACCGAGGAGCTGGAGCAGCTGGCGGCGTTCCTCGTGAAGCGACTGGACGAGCGCTGA
- a CDS encoding peptidylprolyl isomerase, whose translation MRTRFLTAGFLCLALTACSKDKEPEGAKSPSQNTPANTAAPRTLSLQTDAAAATGFQKKALEGQDLWATMETNQGTVVLKLFSKDAPKTVANFVGLASGEQPWLNPRTRAREEGKPLYDGVIFHRVIPDFMIQGGDPTGTGRGDPGYRFGDEFQSNRDFDKKGLLAMANAGPGTNGSQFFITTSTPQFLKGRHTIFGEVVKGYDVVEKIANTPRNRQDKPDTDMVIQHITISDAQP comes from the coding sequence ATGCGCACCCGATTCCTGACCGCTGGATTCCTCTGCCTCGCCCTGACCGCGTGCTCCAAGGACAAGGAGCCCGAGGGGGCGAAGTCGCCTTCCCAGAACACGCCCGCGAACACCGCGGCCCCCCGCACGCTGAGCCTCCAGACGGACGCGGCCGCCGCGACGGGCTTCCAGAAGAAGGCGCTGGAGGGCCAGGACCTCTGGGCCACGATGGAGACGAACCAGGGCACCGTCGTGCTCAAGCTCTTCTCCAAGGACGCGCCCAAGACGGTGGCGAACTTCGTGGGGCTCGCGTCCGGCGAGCAGCCGTGGCTCAACCCCCGCACGCGCGCGCGCGAGGAGGGCAAGCCGCTCTACGACGGCGTCATCTTCCACCGCGTCATCCCCGACTTCATGATCCAGGGCGGCGACCCCACGGGCACCGGCCGGGGCGACCCGGGCTACCGCTTCGGGGACGAGTTCCAGAGCAACCGGGACTTCGACAAGAAGGGCCTGCTGGCCATGGCCAACGCGGGCCCGGGCACCAACGGCAGCCAGTTCTTCATCACCACGTCCACCCCGCAGTTCCTCAAGGGCCGGCACACCATCTTCGGTGAGGTGGTGAAGGGCTACGACGTGGTGGAGAAGATCGCCAACACGCCGCGCAACCGCCAGGACAAGCCGGACACGGACATGGTCATCCAGCACATCACCATCAGCGACGCGCAGCCGTGA
- the speD gene encoding adenosylmethionine decarboxylase has product MTTGQEWLVDASGCAPERLKDAAVLAALFEELIVLMDLKVVGQPQWHVFPEPGGITGLALLAESHLTLHTFPEHGFAALNVYCCRTRARPDFAALAARHLGATSCRVRELSRGVEA; this is encoded by the coding sequence GTGACAACCGGACAGGAATGGCTGGTTGACGCGAGCGGCTGCGCGCCGGAGCGGCTCAAGGACGCGGCCGTGCTCGCGGCCCTCTTCGAGGAGCTGATCGTCCTGATGGACCTGAAGGTCGTGGGCCAGCCCCAGTGGCACGTCTTCCCGGAGCCCGGCGGCATCACCGGCCTGGCGCTCCTGGCTGAAAGCCACCTGACCCTCCACACCTTCCCCGAGCACGGCTTCGCCGCGCTCAACGTCTATTGCTGCCGCACCCGCGCGCGCCCGGACTTCGCCGCGCTGGCGGCCCGGCACCTGGGCGCCACGTCCTGCCGCGTGCGCGAACTGTCGAGAGGGGTGGAGGCGTGA
- a CDS encoding DUF4178 domain-containing protein, whose protein sequence is MTQGACPSCGASVEFSAGSAQVVVCGHCQTMVARVGAELEAHGKVSRVVETDSPLRLGLEGRVNGTAYQIVGHLQKDHGAGPWDEWYVELSDDRTGWLSESEGAFHLLFTGGVEEGIRLEDLHPGERLRLRNRPLVVEERGHGRVVAAEGQLPSDVDPEADSHYVDATGPRGLFVTLDFGTRDRDPEVFLGQKLELTQLGIPPGELRPRVRKAQLQQARCTNCNGPLELRAPDQTLRVACPYCGALMNVAEGKLSFIRLLQKPELPAAIGLGQKGTLDGAEWICIGYQERSCVVEGTRYPWMEYLLYHPARGFTWLMESNGHWVFLKPMAAGDANVVPQVSAHYQGRRYKAFQSVTAVTDAVVGEFYWKVFQGEKARATEYVAPPYSVNEDATDNEVTYTHGEYLPPARVREAFGLKAPLPPPRGIAPSQPNTRRAAMKQNILWSLGWLLGLFALSAFLHARALNAQVLDLTVRLDKNAASGTPSAMHFSEPFELTRKGNVRAQVTMGHALDNSWVGVQGDLINQDTQDVVSFYEEVSYYHGSDSDGSWSEGGQQGSVFLSSLPQGRYVLRTTTSFDASLGLKAASGAAPIDYRVVLTHDTPNESWFIIALGLLLVLPVLSFLGANSFETERWKESNL, encoded by the coding sequence GTGACGCAGGGGGCGTGTCCGTCGTGTGGCGCGAGCGTGGAGTTCAGCGCGGGTTCAGCCCAGGTCGTGGTGTGCGGCCACTGTCAGACGATGGTGGCGCGCGTGGGCGCGGAGCTGGAGGCCCACGGCAAGGTGTCCCGCGTCGTGGAGACGGACTCGCCCTTGCGCCTGGGGCTGGAGGGCCGCGTCAACGGCACGGCGTATCAAATCGTCGGCCACCTCCAGAAGGACCACGGCGCCGGCCCGTGGGACGAGTGGTACGTGGAGCTGTCCGACGACCGCACCGGCTGGCTCAGCGAGTCCGAGGGCGCCTTCCACCTGCTCTTCACCGGCGGGGTGGAGGAGGGCATCCGGCTGGAGGACCTGCACCCCGGCGAGCGCCTGCGCCTGCGCAACCGCCCGCTGGTGGTGGAGGAGCGCGGCCACGGGCGCGTCGTCGCCGCGGAGGGCCAGCTCCCCAGCGACGTGGATCCAGAGGCGGACAGCCATTACGTGGACGCCACCGGCCCCCGCGGCCTGTTCGTCACGCTGGACTTCGGTACGCGCGACCGCGACCCCGAGGTCTTCCTGGGGCAGAAGCTGGAGCTGACGCAGCTGGGCATCCCGCCCGGGGAGCTGCGCCCGCGCGTGCGCAAGGCGCAGTTGCAGCAGGCGCGCTGCACGAACTGCAACGGCCCGCTGGAGCTGCGCGCGCCGGACCAGACGCTGCGCGTGGCGTGCCCGTACTGCGGCGCGCTGATGAACGTGGCCGAGGGCAAGCTGTCCTTCATCCGGCTGCTCCAGAAGCCGGAGCTGCCGGCGGCCATCGGCCTGGGGCAGAAGGGCACGCTCGATGGGGCGGAGTGGATCTGCATCGGCTACCAGGAGCGTTCGTGCGTGGTGGAGGGCACGCGCTACCCGTGGATGGAGTACCTGCTCTACCACCCGGCGCGCGGCTTCACGTGGCTGATGGAGTCCAACGGCCACTGGGTGTTCCTGAAGCCCATGGCGGCCGGTGACGCGAACGTCGTGCCGCAGGTGTCCGCGCACTACCAGGGCCGCCGCTACAAGGCCTTCCAGTCCGTCACCGCCGTCACCGACGCGGTGGTGGGCGAGTTCTACTGGAAGGTGTTCCAGGGAGAGAAGGCGCGCGCCACGGAGTACGTCGCGCCGCCGTACTCCGTGAACGAGGACGCCACCGACAACGAGGTGACGTACACGCACGGCGAGTACCTGCCGCCAGCGCGGGTGCGCGAGGCGTTCGGGCTGAAGGCGCCGCTGCCTCCGCCCCGGGGCATCGCGCCCAGCCAGCCCAACACGCGCCGCGCGGCGATGAAGCAGAACATCCTCTGGTCGCTGGGGTGGCTCTTGGGCCTGTTCGCCCTGTCGGCGTTCCTGCACGCGCGGGCGCTGAACGCCCAGGTCCTGGACCTGACGGTGCGGCTGGACAAGAACGCGGCGTCGGGCACCCCCAGCGCCATGCACTTCAGCGAGCCCTTCGAGCTCACCCGGAAGGGCAACGTGCGGGCCCAGGTGACCATGGGCCATGCGCTCGACAACTCCTGGGTGGGCGTGCAGGGCGACCTCATCAACCAGGACACCCAGGACGTGGTGAGCTTCTACGAGGAGGTCAGCTACTACCACGGGAGCGACAGCGACGGCTCCTGGAGCGAGGGCGGCCAGCAGGGCAGCGTGTTCCTGTCGTCGCTGCCCCAGGGCCGGTACGTGCTGCGCACCACCACGTCGTTCGACGCGAGCCTGGGGCTCAAGGCGGCGTCCGGGGCGGCGCCCATCGACTACCGGGTGGTGCTCACGCACGACACGCCCAACGAGAGCTGGTTCATCATCGCGCTGGGGCTGCTGCTGGTGCTGCCGGTGCTGTCGTTCCTCGGCGCCAACAGCTTCGAGACCGAGCGCTGGAAGGAAAGCAACCTGTAG
- a CDS encoding DUF350 domain-containing protein: MLLLGVVVTLQGVLASVIYSLIGLVVFVAGFYVIRLILPYDVHKEIEVDQNTALGIVIGSFILGLAIIIAAAISG; this comes from the coding sequence ATGCTGTTGCTTGGAGTGGTGGTCACGCTGCAGGGAGTGCTCGCGAGCGTCATCTATTCGCTCATCGGCCTGGTGGTGTTCGTGGCCGGCTTCTACGTCATCCGCCTCATCCTCCCGTACGACGTGCACAAGGAGATCGAGGTCGACCAGAACACCGCGCTGGGCATCGTCATCGGCTCCTTCATCCTGGGCCTGGCCATCATCATCGCGGCGGCCATCAGCGGCTGA
- a CDS encoding polyamine aminopropyltransferase: MNKTLLFLTVLVIATCGLIYELIVGTLASYLLGDSITQFSTVIGGYLFAMGIGSYLSRFVERGVAQRFVEVELAVALVGGLCAPMLFLTFTLTSVFPVVLYGSVLAIGTLVGLEIPLLLRILQDQLKFKDLVSQVLTFDYLGALAASVAFPLLLVPKLGLVRTSLLFGLLNAGVGLWSTWLLAPVLANPVRLRIKAVALCVGLLVCFALGDRLTTFYEDQLYADEVVHATSSPYQRIIVTRGKRGFSLFLNGNLQFASIDEYRYHESLVHPAMVRAQKVEHVLILGGGDGLAAREVLKYPDVKSVTLVDLDPAITGLATGYKELAALNHHSMTHPKMRVINTDAMQFLAEGANTWDVVVVDFPDPNNFALGKLYTTGFYKILKKRLAPGGVAVIQSTSPLFARRSFWCVETTLKAAGFWTQPYHALVPSFGEWGYVLVAQEQPGRHRPLPEGLAFLDEDTLEGLTRFSPDMSPLPAEVNRLNNQVLVHYYEEEWRRWN, encoded by the coding sequence TTGAACAAGACGCTGCTCTTCCTCACCGTCCTCGTCATCGCGACGTGTGGGCTCATCTACGAGCTCATCGTCGGGACGCTCGCCAGCTACCTGCTGGGGGACAGCATCACCCAGTTCTCCACCGTCATTGGCGGCTACCTGTTCGCCATGGGCATTGGCAGCTACCTGTCGCGCTTCGTGGAGCGCGGCGTGGCCCAGCGCTTCGTGGAGGTGGAGCTGGCGGTGGCGCTCGTCGGCGGCCTGTGCGCGCCGATGCTGTTCCTCACCTTCACGCTCACCAGCGTGTTCCCCGTCGTGCTGTACGGCAGCGTGCTGGCCATTGGCACGCTGGTGGGGCTGGAGATTCCCCTCCTGCTGCGCATCCTGCAGGACCAGCTCAAGTTCAAGGACCTGGTCAGCCAGGTGCTGACGTTCGACTACCTGGGCGCGCTCGCCGCGAGCGTGGCCTTCCCGCTCCTGCTGGTGCCGAAGCTGGGGCTGGTGCGCACGTCGCTGCTCTTCGGCCTGCTCAACGCGGGCGTGGGGCTGTGGAGCACGTGGCTCTTGGCCCCCGTGCTGGCCAACCCCGTGCGCCTGCGCATCAAGGCCGTGGCGCTGTGCGTGGGGCTGCTCGTGTGCTTCGCGCTGGGGGACCGGCTCACCACCTTCTACGAGGACCAGCTCTACGCGGACGAGGTGGTGCACGCCACCAGCTCGCCCTACCAGCGCATCATCGTCACGCGCGGCAAGCGGGGCTTCTCGCTGTTCCTCAACGGCAACCTCCAGTTCGCCAGCATCGACGAGTACCGCTACCACGAGTCCCTGGTGCACCCGGCCATGGTGCGCGCCCAGAAGGTGGAGCACGTGCTCATCCTGGGCGGCGGGGACGGGCTCGCGGCGCGCGAGGTGCTGAAGTATCCGGATGTGAAGAGCGTCACGCTGGTGGACCTGGACCCCGCCATCACCGGGCTCGCCACGGGCTACAAGGAGCTGGCGGCGCTCAACCACCACTCGATGACGCACCCCAAGATGCGCGTCATCAACACGGACGCGATGCAGTTCCTGGCGGAGGGCGCGAACACCTGGGACGTGGTGGTGGTGGACTTCCCGGACCCCAACAACTTCGCGCTGGGGAAGCTGTACACGACGGGCTTCTACAAGATCCTCAAGAAGCGCCTGGCGCCGGGCGGGGTGGCGGTCATCCAGAGCACCAGCCCCCTGTTCGCGCGGCGCTCGTTCTGGTGCGTGGAGACCACGCTCAAGGCCGCGGGCTTCTGGACGCAGCCGTACCACGCGCTGGTGCCGTCCTTCGGGGAGTGGGGCTACGTGCTGGTGGCGCAGGAGCAGCCCGGCCGCCACCGCCCGCTGCCGGAGGGGCTGGCGTTCCTGGACGAGGACACGCTGGAGGGGCTCACCCGCTTCTCCCCGGACATGTCACCCCTGCCGGCGGAGGTGAACCGGCTGAACAACCAGGTGCTGGTGCATTACTACGAAGAGGAATGGCGCCGGTGGAACTGA
- a CDS encoding FAD-dependent oxidoreductase: MAPVELTRRELVAAFLGASVASACARQGPRAPVPGAIVDRAVDTGHKLRGGPLPRAEAVEPVDVLIVGAGAAGLSAAWRLSAAGVRDVRVVELEAEAGGTSRSGRNGVSAFPWGAHYLPSPLEDRGPVMRLLREMDAVTGVDAEGRPSFAEELLIQEPDERVFFRGHWYEGLYLRVGASAEDLAELERFDARMNAFAAARDAKGRKAFAVPVALSSDDAEWTALDALSMARWLEAEGFRSPRLKWFVDYACRDDYGTTAEHVSAWAGIWYFAARQNGTGERGDGFLSWPEGNGRLVKQLAASLGPRQLETQVLVHTVEPGEAGCRVHALDARTGAPRAFQARQVVLACPRFVAAHVVAPWREARPEWMDAFAYSPWVVANLTLSGPPVSRGFPLAWDNVFYESRSLGYVVATHQSLRQDARGPTVLTWYLPMAGGDVKAERNQALSATYADWEALVMADLLPAHPGVGALAQRLEVQRWGHAMVRPQPGFLWGEARRAAQESLGRHLHFAHTDLGGMALFEEANWFGVRAAERALSGMGLKSTSWL, encoded by the coding sequence ATGGCGCCGGTGGAACTGACGCGGCGCGAGCTGGTGGCCGCGTTCCTGGGCGCCTCCGTGGCGAGCGCCTGCGCGCGGCAGGGCCCTCGCGCGCCGGTGCCGGGCGCCATCGTGGACCGGGCGGTGGACACCGGCCACAAGCTGCGGGGCGGGCCGCTGCCGCGCGCGGAGGCCGTGGAGCCGGTGGACGTGCTGATTGTCGGCGCGGGCGCGGCCGGGCTGTCCGCCGCGTGGCGCCTGTCCGCCGCGGGGGTCCGGGACGTGCGCGTGGTGGAGCTGGAGGCGGAGGCCGGGGGCACGTCGCGCTCCGGCCGCAACGGCGTGTCCGCGTTCCCGTGGGGCGCGCACTACCTGCCCTCGCCCCTGGAGGACCGGGGGCCGGTGATGCGCCTGCTGCGGGAGATGGACGCCGTCACCGGCGTGGACGCGGAGGGCCGCCCGTCGTTCGCGGAGGAGCTGCTCATCCAGGAGCCCGACGAGCGCGTCTTCTTCCGGGGCCACTGGTACGAGGGGCTGTACCTGCGCGTGGGCGCGAGCGCGGAGGACCTGGCGGAGCTGGAGCGCTTCGACGCGCGGATGAACGCCTTCGCCGCCGCGCGCGACGCGAAGGGGCGCAAGGCGTTCGCCGTGCCGGTGGCGCTCTCCAGCGACGACGCGGAGTGGACCGCGCTGGACGCGCTGAGCATGGCGCGGTGGCTGGAGGCGGAGGGCTTCCGCTCGCCCAGGCTCAAGTGGTTCGTGGACTACGCGTGCCGCGACGACTACGGCACCACCGCGGAGCACGTCTCCGCCTGGGCGGGCATCTGGTACTTCGCCGCCCGGCAGAACGGCACGGGGGAGCGCGGCGACGGCTTCCTGTCCTGGCCCGAGGGCAACGGCCGGCTGGTGAAGCAGCTGGCCGCGTCGCTGGGGCCGCGCCAGCTGGAGACCCAGGTCCTGGTGCACACCGTGGAGCCCGGGGAGGCCGGCTGCCGGGTGCACGCGCTGGATGCGCGCACCGGGGCGCCAAGGGCCTTCCAGGCGCGGCAGGTGGTGCTGGCGTGCCCGCGCTTCGTCGCCGCGCACGTGGTGGCGCCCTGGCGCGAGGCCCGTCCGGAGTGGATGGACGCCTTCGCGTACAGCCCGTGGGTGGTGGCGAACCTCACACTGTCCGGGCCGCCGGTGTCGCGGGGCTTCCCGCTGGCCTGGGACAACGTCTTCTATGAGAGCCGGAGCCTGGGCTACGTGGTGGCCACGCACCAGTCGCTGCGCCAGGACGCGCGCGGCCCCACGGTGCTCACCTGGTACCTGCCCATGGCGGGGGGGGATGTGAAGGCGGAGCGCAATCAGGCGCTCTCCGCCACGTATGCGGACTGGGAGGCGCTGGTGATGGCGGACCTCCTGCCGGCGCACCCCGGGGTGGGCGCGCTCGCGCAGCGGCTGGAGGTGCAGCGCTGGGGCCACGCCATGGTGCGGCCCCAGCCGGGCTTCCTTTGGGGGGAGGCGCGCCGCGCCGCGCAGGAGAGCCTGGGCCGGCACCTGCACTTCGCGCACACGGACCTGGGCGGCATGGCCCTCTTCGAGGAGGCCAACTGGTTCGGGGTGCGCGCCGCGGAGCGGGCCCTGTCGGGAATGGGACTCAAGAGCACCAGTTGGCTGTAG